The segment cacGGCAGCCTGGCCCTTACCACTTTTGACAATGAACCTTTACATGgaactgtgagcaaaataaaccctttcctccccatgatGCTTTTTTGTCATAATGTTTCATTACAATAAGAGAAACACTAAGATACCCAGTGACTCACATTATTGAGTTTTCAGAGTAGAGGGATATTTCAACTTCCCTCTAACTAAAAAGCATCTTGGTCAGGCTATAGGTACCAATTAGGAAGTTGTAgccttattgttttgttttgttttgttttgttttgttttgtcagaaAGCTCAGAAGCTAGATTCTGTCTAGTGAGGTAAAGCTAAGCAAGCAGGGTAACTTCTGTAGTTTGGTCTTCTTACCTAGAAAATGAGATAGCAATGCACTACAATATCCAGGACCTAGAGTTTTGAGAACAAAATGTAACAACAAAGGCTTTTATAACTTCTGTACAAAGATAGGAAACAGCTGGTGTCTTTTCTGGTCATCATTTTCCTGGGTGACAACAGCTGTGCTCAGATTTACAGCCTCGATGCTTCCTAGCTGTGCTACCCCGAGACCCCACTCCCATGCCTTAATTTCTCTTCCAGAcaaataaaactatgaaaatatCAGCCTCGGAGGGCAGTAGTGTATCATGCTTAGTACAGAGTAATACCAGAGAAATTGGGGTCCCTCCTTGGGGCTCTCAGTTTCATTAATAAAAGGATTTAAGAACAGATTCATAGGAGAGCTTAAGGCCAACTTTATTAAAGTTTAATATAAACACCCAAGAGAAGCAAGCTGTAAACCCGAATAGCTTCCTGTAAGAGgttagagaagagaaagagaaaaggccatGCCACAGGAGTTAAGACTGCATGGAGATGAGCCCCAAGGAGGACAAGCAGCAGCCACACAGCAGAGAGGGGAGCTTTAGAGAAAGGATAAGGAAGCCCAAAGCCCCAGCAAGAGCACACTTGGGCTCTGGCCAGCATCCaaaagggagacagaagggaagaaaagggaaaggttgTGCCTTTCTGAGAGCCAGGACTTTGGAAAATCGAGCAGACACAGCAGAGCCTCATGACAGctcaggagcagcagcagagtgAGGGAATTCAGGATGGAAAAGTACAGTAACTAACTGTATTTACCTGTTTAGTACAGCTTAGGGTAGGCCTGCTTTCCTGCAGGTTGGACCCTTGGCCAAAGGATTGACCTGCCCAACTGGAttaacttctgtttgtttgtgtctgaaacatagtctcactatgtagcccaggcttgcctggaagcgactatgtggaccaggctggcccagagctTGAAGTGATCCTACttactgcctttgcctcctaaatgctggaattaaaggcctttGACATCACCCCTGACTCTGGATTAACTTCTCTTCTtgagattttttatttatgtgtcgcTGTGTGCATATACTTACGAAGGCCAAAAATGTGTATAAGGTCTCTGAAGTTgaggttacaggcagttgtgaaccacctgaagTTGGTACTGGAAACCAGACCCCAGTCCTccacaagaacagcaagcattccaaaccatctttccagcacccTGGATTAACTCTTAAGACAGGAGTCAGTAAGTGGTGGTGTGttcacttttaatcctagcactatggAGGTAGATCCCTGAGTACAAgctcagtctggtctacagagcaagttctaggacagccagggctagctacacagagaaatcgtCTCCAAAAACCATCCACCCataaggtggtggtggtagcggTGGCAGGAGgagcagctagagagatggctcaatccCTTAGAGCActgtttgttcttccagaggacccaggttcaatcccagcacccacatggcagcttgcaaccatgtctaactccagctccagaggattcaacaccctcacatacatgcatgcaagtaaaacactgatgcacataaaataaaaaacttaaaatcattaaaaaaaatcaggaaacaaTGGCACATGTCTACCTAGAGGcagattctgtttttgtttttataataatagGAAAATGCtcagaacattttatttattgagacagggtgtagcccaggctggcctccaatacTGTATACTCAAGATGAGCTTCAACTTTAaaccctcctgcctttgcctccccagtgctgggatcacaggcctgtgctGCCACGCTTGTGTTTTTATGAGGTGTTGGAGATGGAACCTGAGGCTTCATGAGTAAATACTAGCCAAGAACTCTACCAATGAGTCACACCCTCAGGCCCCTCCATGCTGTTTAAGAGGTTTATATACAAACACACTCTACTAATGACCATAGGGCCTCAAAGAGGACagtgttaagatttttttttttccaacaccaAGGTTATTTATTGGACATTGATTTTGCTTTGTCTTAAACACTGAAAGCACCTCCTGGTACCCTACACCAATCTTTCCAACCTGGTCACAAGACACAGCCAGACTGGAGGTCAGTGGGCCAAGGACAGCTGTGTCTGCATTAGCCCAAGCCAAGTGACTGCATCTCTGGGTGCTGTGGTTCCCTAGCTGGTTTTACTTCTTTGTTGCCTCTGTTCTACACGACCCAGCAACAATGAGTTTTTCAAGTACAAACCATGGTTTTTGCTTTCCTACCTACAGCCATGGGATTCCCTATCTGGATTCTCCATCGATGACATTCTTGAGAGCAATCTTCATGTTCTCATTACTGCCACTGTACCTCAGGAGGAGTCAGCCCCTGTGAGTCAGCCTTTGCACAGGGACCCCTTCTTGTCAAGCAGACCTCAACCAGGCTGTGCCTCCTAGGGAGTGTTTCTGTCCACTTTCAACCACACAGCGGTCTTCGTCACCGCACAGTTATTTATGTGGCCTTGCCTGTCCTGGCCTTTAGTCAGCAACACTTAGAAGACCATGCTGGGCAATGAGAACTAGAAAAATGGCTTGGTGTCTATTTCTGTCTAGTCTTATTCACATGACAAGCCACTTGTGACACTTCGTGGTGAAAAGTGGAAATGGGAATGCCTCTCATGAATTACAATGTGCCTGAGCTACAAGGCACAGGCAGTAAGCAATGCACATTTAGAAGGAAAAATAGGTGTCACATGTCACCAGGCTCCCCTGGTTAACagcctgcttctctccttccctaaGTCTACACTGTGCAGCTCTCTTCAAGCCTATCTGTAATTGCTGATAATGTTTATCCTGTTTCTTCAATGAGGTTTGAACATTGGACCTTGCATATGCTGTCCACACCCCAGCCTGTTTATATTCCCTGCCTCCCTGAGGCAGgattttctgaaaacattttcaattgTTTTACTCTAAGATGATTTTAGATGTCAACAACAAATACTGAATTCTGCCACAGTGTGACGTAAACGCGTTGGCACTTTCTGCAGACTTTGGCTCCAGTACTGTGAAACAGAAAGGCAGCTCCTCTCACCAAAACTCTGCATCTGTGGGCTCAGCATTCATTCCCACCCAATTTACAGAACAGGCTAGGGGTGTGCCTCTGATACAGCATGCTAAGGGCCTGGGGTTCAATCTTCAGCAACCATGTTCACCTCCAGGTCACAGTTGGGGATAATCCATCTCCTCAAACTCTAAAAACCACGAAGATTTGATGCTGCACAGTAAATGTCACTTCTCCAGTATTACATGTTTTCACAACCTGAGATCCGTTGAAGTATCTGTATGAACGGATGAAGTATCCGTTCTCCTAGATGACACTCTGTACTTAGCATTCATCAGGCATATTTTCCCTAGAAGCAGCAAGATAAAGATCAAAGATGTAACTAGGTCTTAAAGATGCTAAAGTGTATTTAAAAGTTCTGAAGATGTGAATGTTATAAAGTCTGAATTTTACAGTTGGAAACCTGAAGAAAGGAGTACCCCAAACTATCACTCATTTGTTTTATACTCCACTTGAGTCAGCATaatctttatttcaaaataacatttttattatataaaaatgtaaaaaaaaaaatccagcaaaacCAGAAGTACGGATATATTTTCCTGGGCTTTCACattggttgatttttatttgcaTCTCATTTTCAGTACAATTTACAACATTGTCCCTGTTTCAGTCTGATTATACATGTGCTAAGTGACAGAAAGGGTCtggaataaatacattaaaaaagaagaaaagctgtgAAACTAAATGGCACGCAGTAGGTCCTATGGGGGGAGTGTCTGAGAAACTAAGCGGCACACAGTAGGCCCTATTGGGGGGAAGTATATGAGAAACTAAGCGGCACGCAGTAGGTCCTATGGGGGGTTGTGTGTCTGAGACACGAAGTGAGTAAGGAAATGCAACGGAGTGTCAGCCGCAGCTCTTCAGTCATCTTTGTCCTTTGCTCCGTGCTTGAGGATGCGTGTGAACTCGATGTAGTTGAAATTCCCCTTTTTGTCAATGGGGGCCTCCCTGTACAGCTCGTCCACTTCCTCGTCTGTGAAGCGGTCGCCCATGGTGGTCAGCAGCTCCCTCAGGTAATCCTCCTGGATGGTGCCTGGAGAGCAACAAAGGGCAGGCTCATGGCACAACTTGGCGCAACTCAGCAAACTGTCAGCCAACCCCGAGATTCAGCACTCAGAATACTACACAGGATACTTCCCAGCCACCCCAGAGCACTCTATTAACACTaaactggggctggcgagatggctcagcgggtaagagcaccgactgctcttccgaaggtcctgagttcagatcctagcaaccacccgtaatgagatctgatgccctcttctggtgcgtctgaaaacagctacagtgtattacgctggagcgagcagggccatcctgagttcaattcccagcagccacatgatggctcacagccatctgtacagttacagagtactcatacacataaaataaataaataaatcttaaaaaaaaaaaacaacactaaaTTGATTTTTAAGTGTCAAaatagagagataactcagtggttaaaagcacaggcTGCTCTCCTCAAGGACctggggtttgatccccagcacccacagtctcacaaccatttgtaacttcagcCCCAAGGATCTTATGCCCCTCTTCTGGCCCttgaaggcaccaggcatgcatgtggtacacacacatacacatagctgtaatatttatacacagaaacaaaactttGTAAAAACGATGATATAGGTATACAAAGTCAAGTAAAAATTAAGAGGTAGCTGCCCAGAACAAGGGGCAGTGTCACCCAGAGCCAGTGAAGGGACAGCCATGTGTCAGGACTGAGGGAGGGAGATACCAAGGTGATGTGTAAGACCCAGCAGGAGGTtggtgaggaagaaaaggagaaatgactgAAGAAGGAAGGGATGTGGAGAGGAAGGTGAGACTGGGAAGGTTTTTTCATACTGAATTGTGCTTCTCCAGAGGGGCAAGAAAACGGAGAAAAAACAGAGCAAACCCCTAGGTATGCTTTTCAGAGAAGCCAAGGGTCTCAGAATGGACAGCTTTTGTTGTCCGTTTCACGGCAGCCGTTTCACGATCTACAACAGATCTATAGCCAGGTCATTTTTGGTTCTATTGCCgtattttaaaataacaggaTTGGTTAGCTTGgatataactaaaaaaaaaaaaatttacacatttaaaaatgtccTAAAATACATTTCATGTACCTTAAAGTGAggacgaacacacacacacacacacacacacaccccacacacaaaacaTGTGCACGCGAGCATGCAATGTTACCTGTAGCTTCCTCATCGAAGCAAGCAAAGGCGTTCCTGATGACGTCCTCGGGGTCGGTGCCATTCAGCTTCTCTCCAAACATGGTGAGGAACATGGTGAAATTGATGGGGCCCGGGGCTTCGTTCATCATGGCGTCCAGGTAGGCATCGGTGGGGTTCTTCCCTGTGAGGGAGGGTGCACattgaaacaaaggaaaaaaacccacttaGGTTGGCATCATTTGGCTAGTGTTATGCTGCCACACatatctttaaaagttttttttttttttaactacatttACATGTAATACACATGATatcacatgtgtggaggtctgaggacaactttcaggggttggttctctgcttcttcaagggttctggggatcaaactcctCGGGCTTAAGACAAAAACACCTTTCTGTGCTGAACCATCTGGTTATCTTCTTcattgctttttattaaaaatcaacaaccaaaaaacccaaactctCAAACTTTGACAGGCAACTCCACACTTATCGCAAGCTGAATATTGATTCTACACTGGTTCATCAAGGGTTGTCTCAACACCAGCAATTAAAAGACAAGTCAACATTAATGTTTCTAATGGGTTGGTGTGCTTCAAAACTACTTATAAGCTGATCATCTGAGTTAAAACTTGGTTAGGTCAGCTTGGGACTGGCAGCTTATTTGGAACAATACAACAGAAAGCACTGCCAGCCAAAGTGCTGCtactctcctgcctcaccctcctgtGTCCCGACGGATGAGCCACCAGGCCAGACTTGAACTGGAGCGCTCACAGTACAGGGAAACTCTGATTTCAGTTCCCATAGAAAACAAATCATTGGACATCAGCCAAAGAATTCCGTGGCAGTGAGGGGGGAACATCTACAGAGCTCTCCATAGGAAAGGTCTTGGGGAAGGGGTTTGTAAAATCAGTTCACCTACTGGCCTGGAAGACCCTGGAAATGAAACCCAGTACTCCAGACACTGAGTTTGGTACTATCTGCCCTAAACAGCCTCCTGTGAAAAGGACTGGCTGGCATCAGTGTCTCAAAGGCCCCTTCAGACATGGAGTTGACACACATGAAAAGGATGTGTTGATTGCATCTTCGGATCTAAGGAAACATCTCAAGAATTATACCAGATTAAAATGGCAGGCTCATCCAGAATCTGGGTGAAATTTAAATGACACAGGATCGGCTATTCCACCCACTGCACCTGCTCAACTCGCCTGTACTGATGGAACCACCGAGCAAGTGAAAACAGGTAAAAAGGCCACTTTCCCATGTGCAGATCTAACCCGACTCTCTTACAACATTCTGGGATAGAGGGGGAGGGAATAACTACAACCCAGAGATTCAAGAGAGTTCTGAGTGAAATAGGAATCTAAGTGGATCTccagtgcgtgcgtgcgtgcgtgtgtgtgcatgtgcgtatgcgTTGGTGgtagtggggtgtgtgtgtatgtatattagtgCCATGGAGCACGTGTAGAGGACTAAGAACAACTTAAAGGAGCCAGGCCTCTCCATCCTGGGGCTCACACtaaggtcaccaggcttggcagcatgcacctttacctgctgagccatctcatcagccctctaAAACCATTTATGGtttttagaaaaaattaattCCTCTCTCTTTTATAAAGAGCTTTATTATGGAAGTCTCTCTTCCTGGGGTCCATTTTGAGTAACACCGCCCTTGCTTCCCAGACAACCATTGTTAGTT is part of the Mastomys coucha isolate ucsf_1 unplaced genomic scaffold, UCSF_Mcou_1 pScaffold14, whole genome shotgun sequence genome and harbors:
- the Myl12b gene encoding myosin regulatory light chain 12B → MSSKKAKTKTTKKRPQRATSNVFAMFDQSQIQEFKEAFNMIDQNRDGFIDKEDLHDMLASLGKNPTDAYLDAMMNEAPGPINFTMFLTMFGEKLNGTDPEDVIRNAFACFDEEATGTIQEDYLRELLTTMGDRFTDEEVDELYREAPIDKKGNFNYIEFTRILKHGAKDKDD